Proteins co-encoded in one Symmachiella macrocystis genomic window:
- the rfbF gene encoding glucose-1-phosphate cytidylyltransferase — protein MKVVVLAGGLGTRLAEETARVPKPMVEIGGQPILWHLLRYYAAYGHREFLIAAGYKSEVIKDYFCHFDMRQNDLFVNLSQGTHRVVRESPPDWEVGIVDTGAETMTGGRLARLRKYLDDDTFMVTYGDGLSDVDISQLLKFHRQQGRLATVTAVRPPARFGHLELDGDRVATFAEKPQTGEGWINGGFFVFEPEVLDYIIGDETKLEAHALERIAADGQLAAFRHDGFWQPMDTLREKQLLESIWKTGTAPWMVNSPSRDAGASQNAPPAVQWSRTAG, from the coding sequence ATGAAGGTGGTCGTATTGGCTGGCGGGTTGGGAACGCGTTTAGCGGAGGAGACCGCGCGGGTTCCCAAGCCAATGGTGGAAATTGGCGGACAGCCGATCTTGTGGCATTTGCTGCGCTATTATGCGGCGTATGGTCATCGCGAATTTTTGATTGCAGCCGGCTACAAATCGGAAGTCATCAAGGATTATTTTTGTCACTTTGATATGCGTCAAAATGATCTATTCGTCAATCTGAGCCAGGGAACGCATCGCGTCGTGCGGGAGTCGCCGCCGGATTGGGAAGTCGGCATTGTCGACACCGGAGCGGAGACTATGACCGGGGGGCGACTGGCGCGGTTGCGAAAATATCTGGACGACGACACCTTTATGGTCACTTATGGGGATGGCCTAAGCGATGTCGACATTTCGCAGTTGTTGAAATTTCATCGTCAGCAGGGACGTTTGGCGACGGTTACCGCTGTCCGCCCGCCCGCTCGATTTGGCCATCTGGAACTCGATGGCGACCGCGTAGCGACGTTTGCCGAAAAACCACAGACCGGAGAAGGTTGGATCAACGGCGGCTTCTTTGTGTTTGAGCCGGAAGTCTTGGACTACATCATCGGTGACGAGACCAAGCTTGAGGCACATGCCTTGGAACGAATCGCTGCTGACGGACAATTGGCGGCGTTTCGCCATGACGGATTCTGGCAGCCGATGGATACGCTCCGTGAAAAACAATTGTTGGAGTCGATCTGGAAAACCGGCACCGCTCCGTGGATGGTGAATTCTCCCTCCAGGGATGCGGGAGCGTCACAAAATGCCCCCCCGGCGGTACAATGGTCGCGAACCGCCGGTTGA
- a CDS encoding cyclase family protein, with translation MRRVLTIVVLTMLSAFGFWLSELSVAEDTAKTTPAPTLESLFAGEMKIIDLTYPLNAESPYWPADDYIPFSLKTIATLKNDGVLSKAFTSPEHLGTHIDAPNHFEPNQPSVDQIPVKQFFAPGVVIDISPQAEVDADYRMSVADITDWEKEHGKIPEKAVVMAKTGWGRFWTNFARYKNQDVRGGLHFPGFSDEAAQFLVKQRKIRGIGIDTLSIDHGPSKDFAVHHTINGAGKYALENVAYLDKLPARGFYLVIAPIKIETGSGGPTRIFAILPPGTSESE, from the coding sequence ATGCGCCGCGTCTTAACCATCGTTGTTCTCACCATGCTGTCCGCCTTTGGGTTTTGGCTTTCGGAATTGTCGGTCGCTGAAGATACAGCAAAGACGACTCCTGCTCCCACGCTCGAAAGCCTGTTTGCGGGGGAGATGAAGATCATCGACTTGACCTATCCGCTCAACGCCGAAAGCCCGTATTGGCCGGCGGATGATTATATTCCTTTCTCGTTGAAGACGATCGCAACACTGAAGAACGACGGGGTGCTGTCCAAAGCATTCACCTCGCCTGAGCATCTTGGTACGCATATTGATGCGCCGAATCATTTCGAGCCGAATCAGCCCTCGGTCGACCAGATTCCCGTCAAGCAGTTTTTTGCTCCCGGCGTGGTGATCGATATTTCGCCACAAGCGGAAGTGGATGCCGATTATCGCATGAGTGTCGCGGACATTACGGATTGGGAAAAAGAGCACGGCAAAATCCCCGAGAAGGCCGTCGTGATGGCGAAAACCGGTTGGGGACGATTTTGGACGAACTTCGCGCGGTACAAAAATCAGGACGTCCGCGGCGGCCTGCATTTCCCCGGATTCTCAGACGAAGCGGCCCAGTTTTTGGTCAAGCAACGCAAGATTCGCGGTATCGGCATCGATACGCTGAGCATTGATCACGGACCATCGAAGGACTTTGCCGTGCATCATACGATCAACGGCGCCGGCAAATATGCCCTGGAAAACGTGGCGTATCTCGACAAATTGCCGGCTCGCGGGTTTTATCTGGTGATTGCCCCGATCAAAATCGAAACCGGCAGCGGCGGGCCGACGCGGATCTTTGCGATTCTGCCGCCGGGAACGTCCGAAAGCGAATAA
- a CDS encoding SIR2 family NAD-dependent protein deacylase, whose translation MPDLPTIAEWIREADSIVAFTGAGISTESGIPDFRSPGGIWSKSTPVYYDDFVRYPESRYEYWRQKSIAHREFASAQPNVGHTVLADWETAGRLDGVITQNIDGLHQAAGSQQVLELHGTARFVACLECESRFDVDPWVLYFQERDEVPPCPECGSWLKHATVSFGQALPREVLSRSMELARGADLFIALGSSLVVEPAASLPRLAKESGGRLVIINRDTTDQDRSADAVIHASIGETLTAINALL comes from the coding sequence TTGCCGGACCTACCTACGATCGCTGAATGGATCCGTGAGGCTGATTCCATCGTTGCCTTCACCGGCGCGGGGATTAGCACCGAAAGCGGCATTCCCGATTTTCGTTCGCCCGGGGGGATCTGGTCAAAGTCGACGCCGGTTTACTACGATGACTTTGTGCGGTATCCCGAATCGCGTTACGAATATTGGCGGCAAAAGTCGATCGCCCACCGTGAATTCGCTTCCGCCCAACCAAACGTGGGCCACACGGTGCTGGCTGATTGGGAAACGGCCGGCCGCTTAGACGGGGTGATCACGCAAAACATCGACGGACTACATCAAGCGGCCGGAAGTCAACAGGTGCTGGAATTGCACGGAACAGCGCGGTTCGTCGCTTGTCTTGAGTGTGAGTCGCGGTTCGATGTCGACCCGTGGGTGTTGTATTTTCAGGAGCGGGACGAGGTTCCCCCCTGTCCGGAATGCGGCAGTTGGTTGAAGCACGCAACGGTTTCGTTCGGGCAAGCGCTTCCGCGGGAAGTCCTGTCGCGATCGATGGAACTGGCTCGTGGCGCTGATCTGTTTATTGCGCTCGGATCATCATTGGTCGTCGAACCGGCAGCCAGTTTGCCCCGCTTGGCGAAAGAATCGGGCGGGCGGTTGGTGATCATCAACCGCGACACCACAGACCAGGACCGCTCCGCCGATGCAGTGATTCATGCCTCGATCGGCGAGACTTTGACGGCGATCAATGCACTATTGTGA
- a CDS encoding tetratricopeptide repeat protein — translation MIIHHPGIIPIVFGPLYFLSDPQLLLTSPLMLIMAGVWLWMLIYCIRNDPERNVWLWVLIIIPPIGTLVYFFARWLPQARLKPPRFLNRISRGKELQRLSIAARQIGNSHQFVQLGDAQRDTGRYEQAGDSYFKALEKEPDNIQALWGLAQVEMHWKQYDKARPRLESVLAVDPSYKFGDVSLAYGRCLLELHDQDAAFTHLTEHLKRWKTPESQVVYARLLCERGETDAAREMLEGMVLEVSGGPKFFRRQSARWVRDAKRMLAKMPRPQ, via the coding sequence TTGATTATTCATCACCCGGGGATCATTCCTATCGTGTTCGGTCCGTTGTATTTTTTGAGTGACCCGCAACTGCTGCTCACCAGCCCGCTGATGTTGATCATGGCGGGGGTGTGGCTGTGGATGCTCATATACTGCATTCGCAATGATCCGGAGCGCAATGTCTGGCTGTGGGTGCTGATCATCATCCCGCCGATCGGCACATTGGTTTACTTTTTCGCACGCTGGCTGCCGCAGGCACGGTTGAAGCCGCCAAGATTTCTCAATCGGATTTCCCGCGGCAAGGAATTGCAACGGCTGTCGATCGCAGCCCGCCAAATCGGCAATTCGCACCAGTTCGTCCAATTGGGCGACGCCCAGCGCGATACGGGCCGCTATGAGCAAGCCGGGGATTCGTATTTTAAAGCGCTGGAAAAAGAACCGGATAACATCCAAGCACTTTGGGGCCTGGCGCAGGTGGAAATGCATTGGAAGCAATACGACAAAGCCCGTCCCCGCCTCGAATCCGTATTGGCCGTTGACCCCAGTTACAAATTCGGCGATGTCTCGTTGGCCTATGGCCGCTGCTTGTTGGAGTTGCACGACCAGGATGCCGCTTTCACGCACCTCACAGAACACCTGAAACGCTGGAAGACTCCCGAATCGCAAGTTGTGTATGCCCGATTGTTATGCGAGCGTGGCGAGACCGACGCTGCCCGTGAGATGTTAGAAGGCATGGTGTTGGAAGTCAGTGGCGGCCCCAAGTTTTTTCGACGTCAAAGCGCCCGCTGGGTCCGCGACGCCAAACGCATGCTAGCCAAAATGCCGCGCCCCCAATAA
- a CDS encoding glycosyltransferase, with protein sequence MRVAIVTDPQSHSAGETIIAESLQEAFAGQISPLETADVVISTSRAAARNVTAPLGSPHICYLADTNNAPQSHLMVQSPQRLKPSTLELSAVSATPTETQATVSPGHQGITHYLAGNGIAANQLRQAIDRPVKVISPAIDTQPFRPQKLRRSEHYLLIIDEGNISGLEVAIAASHIAGRELVVVTEPNFELPDLLAEQSHVQFVTADDDSDLYQYLCECRALLCLSSGDFDANVIRAQACGTPVIVPAGGGIEELILDAEQEGPGTGLLFEPSTPESIASAMLEYERRPHKCSAMLASAHAQAFSPTRFAEEIHAFVEAVVNSTVRAVADEPFGGEQRRAA encoded by the coding sequence ATGCGAGTTGCAATCGTAACCGACCCCCAATCCCACTCCGCTGGCGAGACGATCATCGCCGAGTCCTTGCAGGAAGCGTTTGCCGGGCAAATCAGTCCGCTCGAAACGGCCGATGTCGTCATCAGTACCAGCCGCGCCGCTGCTCGCAATGTGACCGCACCGCTCGGTTCGCCGCACATTTGTTACCTCGCGGACACAAATAACGCCCCACAATCCCATTTGATGGTCCAGTCGCCGCAACGACTCAAGCCAAGCACCTTGGAACTGTCAGCGGTTTCTGCCACGCCAACCGAAACGCAGGCAACTGTGAGTCCCGGCCATCAGGGAATCACACATTATCTGGCCGGTAACGGCATCGCCGCCAACCAATTGCGGCAGGCAATCGACCGCCCGGTGAAAGTCATCTCTCCAGCCATCGACACCCAACCCTTCCGGCCGCAAAAGTTACGACGGTCTGAGCATTATTTACTGATCATTGACGAAGGGAACATCAGCGGATTGGAAGTGGCCATCGCTGCATCGCACATCGCCGGCCGAGAGCTGGTGGTTGTGACCGAACCGAATTTCGAGCTGCCTGATTTGCTTGCCGAGCAATCGCATGTGCAATTCGTGACGGCCGACGATGACTCCGATTTGTACCAATACCTCTGTGAATGCCGGGCCTTGTTGTGCCTTTCGTCTGGAGACTTTGATGCCAATGTGATTCGCGCGCAAGCCTGCGGCACGCCGGTGATTGTCCCTGCCGGAGGAGGCATCGAGGAACTAATTTTAGATGCTGAACAAGAAGGGCCGGGGACCGGATTACTTTTTGAACCTTCGACGCCTGAATCAATTGCCTCAGCGATGCTCGAATATGAGCGTAGGCCCCATAAGTGCTCCGCTATGTTGGCATCGGCACACGCGCAGGCCTTTTCCCCAACACGGTTTGCCGAGGAAATCCACGCCTTTGTGGAAGCTGTCGTCAACTCGACCGTCCGGGCTGTTGCCGACGAACCGTTTGGCGGCGAACAACGACGCGCAGCATAA
- a CDS encoding prolyl oligopeptidase family serine peptidase, translating to MRRLFFTPCFLYVVTSLMTASDQCQAQDANSARPTVKRPQTKSEPVTDVLHGEKIVDPYRWLEDQQSPATREWIKQQNVYTDAMLKDLQGQDKITARLGQLMKVDAVGLPHARAGRYFFMKRRADQDLAVICFRKGVEGADEVLIDPANLSDDGSKSVSIEDISEDGKLLVYTIRTGGEDEVAIHLFDVDARKDLADALPRARYFGATLTPDKKTIFYTKHDDDGPRVFKHTVGDDLANNKQIFGDGYDSGKILYATLSHGGQYLIFHVLYGSAAPKSDLYFLDLTDDGPVRPIVNDIDARFFGAAINNRLFVRTNWEASNGRILEIDLENPQRANWREVIPRSEAVIEDFSLCGGKLFVNYLDNVKSRVSVYDPSGEHVRDVEFPALGSVSAVYGEWESDEAFFSYSSFHIPSTIYRDVVSTGERSVWARLAVPVDSDNFQLEQVFITSKDGTRVPMFLLYGKGTKLDGKNPTLLYGYGGFNVSLTPSFSARAVSWVEQGGVYAVANLRGGGELGEQWHEAGMLENKQNVFDDFYAAARWLIDRGYTNPDRLAIAGGSNGGLLVGAAMTQHPELFRAVVCSYPLLDMLRYHQFLVARFWVPEYGSSEDLEQFEVLRAYSPYHNVKPGTKYPALMLITGDSDTRVDPLHARKMAALMQASSTDDRPMLLHYDTKAGHSRGRPVSTQIEDLAYELGFLFDQLGVKVK from the coding sequence ATGCGACGTTTATTCTTTACGCCCTGTTTTCTCTATGTGGTGACAAGTCTGATGACAGCCAGCGATCAATGCCAGGCCCAGGACGCCAATTCCGCGCGTCCGACGGTGAAACGTCCCCAAACCAAGAGCGAACCGGTAACGGATGTGCTGCACGGCGAAAAGATCGTCGATCCTTATCGTTGGTTGGAAGACCAACAAAGTCCTGCCACCCGTGAATGGATCAAGCAGCAAAACGTCTATACCGATGCGATGCTCAAAGACCTGCAGGGGCAAGATAAAATCACTGCCCGCTTGGGCCAGTTGATGAAGGTCGACGCCGTCGGTTTGCCGCATGCGCGGGCCGGGCGATATTTCTTTATGAAGCGGCGTGCCGACCAGGACCTAGCGGTCATTTGCTTCCGCAAAGGTGTCGAAGGTGCGGACGAAGTGCTGATCGACCCGGCTAATCTCAGCGACGACGGCAGCAAGTCGGTCAGCATTGAAGACATCTCTGAGGATGGCAAATTACTGGTATACACGATTCGCACCGGCGGCGAAGACGAAGTCGCCATCCACCTCTTCGATGTCGATGCCCGTAAAGACTTGGCGGACGCATTGCCGCGAGCGCGGTACTTCGGTGCGACGTTAACGCCGGACAAAAAGACGATCTTTTATACCAAGCACGACGATGACGGGCCGCGGGTGTTTAAGCACACCGTGGGCGACGATCTCGCAAACAACAAGCAAATCTTCGGCGACGGGTACGACAGTGGAAAAATCCTGTATGCCACATTGTCGCACGGCGGGCAGTATCTGATTTTTCATGTGCTCTATGGATCGGCAGCACCCAAGTCGGACTTGTACTTTCTGGATTTGACAGACGACGGACCGGTTCGGCCGATCGTCAATGATATTGATGCGCGTTTCTTCGGAGCGGCGATTAACAACCGCTTGTTCGTCCGTACGAATTGGGAAGCCTCCAACGGTCGGATTTTAGAAATCGACCTCGAAAACCCTCAGCGCGCCAATTGGCGGGAAGTGATTCCACGCAGCGAAGCCGTGATCGAAGATTTTTCACTCTGTGGTGGGAAGCTCTTTGTGAACTATCTCGACAACGTGAAGTCGCGCGTGAGTGTCTATGATCCTTCTGGCGAGCATGTGCGCGACGTCGAGTTCCCGGCATTGGGATCGGTGAGCGCGGTGTATGGCGAGTGGGAGAGCGACGAGGCCTTCTTCTCCTACAGTTCCTTTCACATCCCCTCGACAATCTATCGCGATGTCGTCTCGACCGGAGAGCGGTCGGTGTGGGCGCGGTTAGCGGTGCCGGTCGACAGCGACAACTTCCAGCTTGAGCAAGTCTTTATTACCTCCAAGGATGGAACCCGCGTGCCGATGTTTTTGCTGTATGGCAAAGGCACAAAACTGGACGGCAAAAACCCGACGTTGCTGTATGGGTATGGCGGCTTCAATGTCAGTTTGACTCCCTCGTTTTCGGCGCGGGCCGTCAGTTGGGTCGAGCAGGGAGGCGTGTATGCAGTCGCCAACCTCCGTGGCGGCGGAGAACTGGGCGAACAATGGCATGAAGCCGGGATGCTGGAAAACAAGCAAAATGTGTTCGACGATTTTTACGCAGCAGCGCGGTGGCTGATTGACCGCGGGTATACCAATCCGGACCGGTTGGCAATCGCTGGCGGCAGCAATGGCGGGCTCCTGGTTGGTGCGGCAATGACGCAACATCCGGAGTTGTTCCGCGCCGTGGTCTGTTCCTATCCGTTGTTGGATATGCTCCGTTACCATCAGTTTTTGGTCGCACGGTTTTGGGTGCCGGAGTACGGTTCCTCTGAGGACCTTGAACAATTCGAAGTGCTCCGTGCGTATTCGCCTTATCACAACGTGAAACCGGGAACAAAATATCCCGCCTTGATGTTGATTACGGGCGACTCCGACACGCGTGTTGATCCGCTCCATGCGCGAAAAATGGCGGCGTTGATGCAGGCATCCTCCACCGACGACCGTCCGATGCTCTTGCACTACGATACCAAGGCGGGGCACTCCCGCGGCCGCCCGGTCAGCACGCAGATCGAAGATTTGGCCTATGAGCTGGGATTTCTCTTCGATCAATTGGGCGTGAAGGTGAAATAG
- a CDS encoding glycosyltransferase family 4 protein, whose protein sequence is MKTKILLLIPTLDRSGAEKQLTLLASGLSSEEFDVRVVALTRGGPYAETLAEQGIDVQVLGKRFKFDPLTLSRLRRIIREWQPDILHSWLFAANTYGRLVAGKGKTPKIIVSERCVDSWKSRWQLWFDKKLIPRTHLLVGNSHSVADFYRQQEVPDRKLRVIYNGIDLPMPPTVTRANLFEELGLPEEARVVGFIGRLAPQKRVRDLAWTVELISNLQPHIHFLIIGDGPDRQQLETFARETQNTDRIHFLGHHPDPARFFPAIEVFWLASDFEGLSNSIMEAMAAGVPVVASDIPPNRELVVPQKTGYLVPVGDNVGRAKYTNILLEDKEQRAAFGQAAIARIRDQFSIPSMVAAYAKLYREVLTD, encoded by the coding sequence TTGAAGACGAAAATCCTACTGCTGATTCCCACCCTGGACCGCTCCGGAGCCGAGAAGCAACTCACGCTTTTGGCCTCGGGATTGTCGTCTGAGGAATTCGACGTCCGCGTCGTCGCCTTAACGCGCGGCGGCCCCTATGCCGAAACGTTGGCCGAACAAGGCATCGATGTTCAGGTTTTAGGAAAACGCTTCAAATTCGATCCGCTGACCCTCTCGCGTTTGCGTCGGATCATTCGAGAGTGGCAACCGGACATTTTGCATTCCTGGTTATTTGCCGCCAATACCTACGGGCGGCTCGTTGCTGGTAAGGGCAAGACTCCGAAAATCATCGTCTCGGAACGCTGTGTCGATTCTTGGAAATCGCGGTGGCAACTGTGGTTTGACAAAAAACTAATTCCGCGGACCCACCTGCTCGTCGGCAACTCGCACAGTGTTGCTGATTTTTATCGCCAGCAAGAGGTTCCGGATCGCAAATTACGGGTGATCTATAATGGAATTGATCTTCCCATGCCTCCGACGGTGACCCGCGCAAATCTTTTTGAGGAACTTGGCCTGCCTGAAGAGGCGCGCGTCGTGGGATTCATCGGGCGACTCGCGCCGCAAAAACGTGTACGGGACCTCGCCTGGACCGTAGAACTCATTAGCAATTTGCAGCCGCACATTCATTTTTTGATCATCGGCGATGGCCCCGATCGCCAACAGCTAGAGACATTCGCCCGCGAAACACAAAATACCGACCGTATTCATTTCCTCGGGCATCACCCTGACCCCGCGCGGTTTTTTCCGGCGATCGAGGTGTTTTGGCTGGCCAGTGATTTTGAGGGACTTTCCAACAGCATCATGGAAGCGATGGCGGCCGGGGTGCCGGTCGTGGCCAGTGACATTCCGCCAAACCGAGAATTGGTCGTCCCCCAAAAAACCGGCTACTTAGTTCCGGTCGGCGACAACGTGGGGCGGGCGAAGTATACGAACATCCTCCTCGAAGACAAAGAACAGCGAGCGGCATTCGGGCAAGCTGCCATCGCACGGATTCGCGACCAATTCAGCATCCCCAGCATGGTTGCCGCCTATGCCAAATTGTATCGTGAAGTCTTGACCGACTAA
- the asnB gene encoding asparagine synthase (glutamine-hydrolyzing): protein MCGITGAAWTAGQPPMDIDILRRMTTALAHRGPDDCGYYRSTDHSNASSEMSAAQPPGAALGHRRLSIIDLGGGHQPLSNEDGTVWIAFNGEIYNYRELQTDLEKRGHQFRTSCDTEAIVHLYEEYGPDCVTHLRGMFAFAIWDDRKKQLLLARDRLGQKPLVYRHDPQRLLFGSELKSLLQVPGLPRDIDPVALNEYLTYQYVPAPRCMLAGFQKLPPGYLAIYHNGELNVRRYWKPGYEQGELQRAGLDFSNPENAPAQEIREQLRTVLTEAVRLRMRSDVPLGAFLSGGVDSTIIVGLMQKLSERPVQTFSIGFPVKAFDERAYAREAAEHLGTEHHDAMVTPDALKILPRLIWQYDEPFSDSSAIPTMYLSEMTRQNVTVSLSGDGGDELFAGYDRYKAVRIAEWFDGLPRPLQKMATLKLWQHFPASVRQKSRRRRLKRLLAALGEPRERRYLKWVSIFDDQRLAGLLTDDFRAAVGEADAAAPLLRSYEECPNRDFVTRTTCADVLTYLPGDILNKVDIASMTYGLECRSPFLDHHVTEFAASLPIQAKLRGRQGKRILLETFGDLLPESIQSRPKMGFGVPLDHWFRHELKPMLQETLLDGSALNRGYFRPEAVEQLVKEHLDGQWDHSYRLWSLLCLELWQRMFVDASTVPDMAPA from the coding sequence ATGTGTGGAATCACTGGAGCTGCTTGGACCGCCGGACAACCGCCAATGGATATCGATATCCTGCGGCGGATGACGACTGCTCTTGCGCATCGCGGTCCGGATGATTGCGGCTACTACCGTTCCACGGATCACTCCAATGCATCCAGCGAGATGTCCGCTGCTCAACCCCCCGGAGCGGCTTTGGGGCACCGTCGTTTGTCGATCATCGACCTGGGAGGCGGGCATCAACCGCTCTCGAACGAAGACGGCACTGTTTGGATTGCCTTCAACGGTGAAATCTACAACTACCGTGAACTGCAAACCGACCTGGAAAAACGGGGACATCAGTTTCGTACGTCCTGCGACACGGAAGCTATCGTTCACCTCTACGAAGAATACGGCCCGGACTGCGTCACGCATCTTCGCGGTATGTTCGCCTTTGCCATTTGGGATGATCGCAAAAAACAACTGTTGCTTGCTCGTGACCGGCTCGGCCAAAAACCGCTCGTTTATCGGCATGATCCACAGCGGTTGCTCTTTGGTAGCGAACTGAAAAGCCTGCTGCAGGTCCCCGGTCTGCCGCGCGACATTGATCCGGTTGCCTTGAATGAATATCTGACCTATCAGTACGTCCCCGCCCCGCGGTGCATGCTGGCCGGTTTTCAAAAACTTCCGCCCGGGTACTTGGCGATCTATCACAATGGCGAATTGAACGTACGTCGTTATTGGAAGCCGGGGTACGAACAAGGGGAGTTGCAACGCGCTGGACTCGATTTCAGCAATCCGGAGAATGCCCCCGCTCAGGAAATTCGTGAGCAACTTCGCACGGTGCTCACCGAAGCAGTCCGGTTGCGGATGCGGAGCGACGTGCCGCTTGGGGCGTTTCTTTCCGGCGGCGTGGATTCGACAATTATCGTCGGGCTGATGCAAAAACTCTCCGAGCGCCCCGTACAAACATTTTCGATCGGATTTCCCGTCAAAGCGTTCGATGAACGCGCCTATGCCCGCGAAGCAGCGGAGCATCTGGGAACCGAACATCACGATGCGATGGTGACACCCGATGCGCTCAAGATCCTACCGCGATTGATTTGGCAATACGACGAACCATTCTCGGATAGTTCCGCGATCCCCACGATGTATCTCTCGGAGATGACCCGCCAAAATGTCACTGTGTCGCTGTCAGGCGATGGGGGTGATGAGTTATTTGCCGGTTACGATCGTTACAAGGCGGTCCGCATCGCCGAATGGTTTGACGGCTTGCCGCGGCCGTTGCAAAAAATGGCGACGTTGAAATTGTGGCAACATTTTCCGGCATCGGTCCGACAGAAATCGCGGCGACGTCGGCTCAAACGTTTGTTGGCCGCCCTGGGCGAACCGCGGGAACGACGCTATTTGAAATGGGTCAGCATTTTTGACGACCAGCGCCTGGCGGGTTTGCTAACGGATGATTTTCGTGCGGCTGTAGGAGAGGCCGACGCAGCTGCACCGTTATTACGGTCGTACGAAGAATGTCCGAATCGCGACTTCGTCACCCGCACCACCTGCGCCGATGTGCTGACTTATCTGCCGGGAGACATTCTCAACAAAGTCGACATCGCCAGTATGACTTATGGGTTGGAATGCCGTAGTCCGTTTTTGGATCACCATGTCACCGAGTTCGCCGCCAGCCTGCCTATACAGGCCAAACTTCGCGGGCGGCAAGGGAAACGAATTCTGCTGGAGACGTTCGGCGACCTGCTGCCGGAATCGATCCAGTCGCGGCCGAAGATGGGTTTCGGCGTGCCGTTGGACCATTGGTTTCGGCATGAATTGAAACCGATGCTGCAAGAAACACTGCTGGATGGGTCCGCACTGAACCGTGGCTATTTCCGCCCTGAAGCGGTCGAGCAATTGGTGAAAGAGCATCTCGATGGCCAATGGGATCACAGTTACCGTCTGTGGTCGCTGCTCTGCTTAGAGTTGTGGCAGCGGATGTTCGTCGATGCGTCGACGGTTCCCGACATGGCTCCCGCATAA